The Caldibacillus debilis DSM 16016 genome includes a region encoding these proteins:
- the spoIIIAD gene encoding stage III sporulation protein AD, giving the protein MFQIVGTGLITAFLALILKEQKPNFAFLLTVFAGCAIFLFLIDQIFQIIQMLRRIAVHANVNLVYLETILKIIGIAYIADFASQITKDAGQGAIASKIELGGKILILAMSVPILTVLIEMVLKMIPT; this is encoded by the coding sequence ATCTTTCAAATCGTGGGAACCGGCTTGATCACCGCGTTTTTGGCCCTCATCCTGAAGGAACAAAAGCCGAATTTCGCCTTTTTGCTGACGGTGTTTGCCGGCTGTGCGATCTTTCTCTTCCTCATCGACCAGATCTTCCAGATCATCCAAATGCTGCGGCGGATCGCCGTTCATGCCAACGTCAATCTCGTTTACCTGGAAACGATTTTAAAAATCATCGGAATCGCCTACATCGCCGATTTCGCTTCCCAAATCACGAAGGATGCCGGCCAGGGGGCCATCGCTTCCAAAATCGAATTGGGAGGGAAAATATTGATCCTGGCGATGTCCGTTCCGATTTTAACCGTTTTGATCGAAATGGTCCTGAAAATGATCCCGACCTGA